The uncultured Methanoregula sp. genomic sequence GAGTGACGTGTCCGCCACTGTGGCATCTAGTGAGGATCACCTCTCTCCTTTTTTTAACCCGTTTTCATTGATACTGTAGTTGCCGTTCTTTAAAAAAATCCAAAGGTTTACGCGGTTTGCATCCCAGATCATAGGTAATGGCCGCTACGGGAACCCCGTTTTCAAAGATCGTCAAATCCCTCGGCCTTGTTTTTGGGGATATCGGGACAAGCCCGATCTATACGGTTGGTGCCATCCTGCTCTTCCTGCTGCCCACTGCGGAAAACATCTTCGGGCTCCTCTCCCTGATCTCCTGGACTCTTTTCATCATCATCACGGTTCAGTACATCTGGCTTGCGATGTCGCTTTCCGACAAGGGCGAGGGTGGAACGATCGTTCTGAAGACCATCCTTGACACGCTTTTGAAACCCGGTGTTACGGCATCGGTCGTCTCCGTCCTGACGATAATCGGGGTCGCACTCTTTATCGGGGACGGGGTTATCACACCTGCTATCAGTATCCTGTCGGCAGTTGAGGGACTCCTCCTGATCCCGGGATTTGAAGAGGCCAGCAGTTTCACCATCCTCATTATTGCCGCTCTCATCGCGGTCGTGCTCTTCTTATTCCAGCGGCGGGGAACTGACCGGGTTGCCTGGGTTTTTGGACCCGTAATGCTGATCTGGTTTGGAACTCTTGCGCTCACCGGCGTAATTGCCATCATAAGTGCACCGCAGGTGTTGTATGCCCTGAGCCCTGTCTATGCCATAAATTTTCTCCTTGAGAACAGCTGGGGATCCCTTGTTGTCATGTCAGCCGTGATACTCTGCGTCACCGGGGGAGAGGCACTCTATGCCGATATGGGACACCTTGGCCGGGAACCCATCGTCAAGGGGTGGATGCTTGTCTTCCCCGCTCTTGTGCTCAGTTATTTCGGGCAGGGTGCGTATGTGCTGATGAGCGGCAATACCCACAATGTCCTCTTCTCAATGATCCATCACATCAGCCCCTTTCTCTATATCCCATTCCTCCTTTTGAGCATCTGTGCAACGGTCATCGCATCGCAGGCCATGATCTCCGGTATGTTCTCGATTGTGTACCAGGCAATGACGACCCGGATCTGCCCCAAGATGAAGGTCGAGTACACTTCGCCGGAACTGCGATCCCAGATCTATATCGATGCTGTCAACTGGATGCTGCTCGTGGCAGTACTCATCGTCATGTTCGAGTTCGGGTCATCGGAGAATCTTGCCGCGGCCTACGGGCTTGCCGTCTCGGGATCGATGATGATCTCTGCCATCATGATGGCGCTCATCTTTCTCCTGCAAAAAGATCCTGTCAAGATGCTCTGCGCCGGTGCCCTTATCGTGATCGACTTTTTTTTCTTTATCGCGACGCTGCTGAAGATCCCCCACGGGGCATACTTCTCGTTCATCCTCGCCGCAATCCCCCTCATTCTCATCATTGCGTACATTCGCGGACAGGAACGGCTCCATGAGATCATCAAACCCATTCAGCTCGAAGAGTTCCTGCAGCGGTACCAGAAGAGCTACAGCACACTCCCCAAGATCCGGGGAACCGCGCTCTACTTCATCAGCGATGTCGAGAACCTCTCGCCCTATGTGGGCCAGATCTTTTTCCAGAATGAGATTATGTACGAGAATAATGTCCTTGTCTGTATCAGGGCCACGGAGAAACCATTCGGGGTGAAAACGGAACTCGACCAGAACCTCGCAGCCGGCCTGCAGCTCTTTACGGTAACTTCAGGGTATATGGAAGTGATCGATGTGGTAGCATTACTGCAGGAACGGGGAATTGACGAAAAGACGATATTCTATGGAATCGAGACCATCGTGAGTGACAAGTTCTTCTGGAAGATCTACAGTATCATCAAGAAAGTATCCCCGCCGTTCGTCCAGTTCTATACCCTGCCTCCGGAGAAGATGCACGGTGTTGTCATGCGGGTTGTGATGTAACGGATCTCATCCGTGCCCGAAAAAAGGAAAAGATCTGTCGGGTCGGCACTCTCTTCTCATTGGGATCTGTCGGTGCCTGGCGAAACGCCATTAAACCCCCTTCGCTTACGCCCCTGATGTACCTACCTATCCTTCCACATCAGCCAGACTGCATACAACATCGAGAGGCACGCGAGGAGGAAGATTACCGCGTGCAGGCCGGCCGATATGTTCAGGGAGAAGATACGGTCGATATCGAAGATGACGAACAGGGCAAACGTGATCGCAATAAAGCCGCCATACATTTTCCTCTTCTGCAACGCGATGAGCAGGGCGAGGATTGCTATTACCCCTTCAACAAACGTTGCAATAAGCTGGATTGATTCGGATAACTGCATTGTGCTCCTGTTACGGTATTATTCTCCGCGGAAAGGTTAAAAGCAGATATCAGATATGGCAATGCCCGCCGTGTTTCTCAAAATACTGCTGGTGATAGTCTTCGGCCAGGTAAAACTCCGCAGCCGGCTGGATGACCGTTACGATCTTGCCAAACCCGAATCTTCCGGAGACTTCCTGGTCCAGCTTCGATGCCCGCGCCATCTTTGCCTGATCGGAGTCATGGTAAAAGATGATCGACCGGTAATTGGGCCCGACATCCGGCCCCTGGCGGTTGAGCTGCGTGGGATCGTGGATCGACCAGAACACTTCGAGAAGCTGCTGGTAGCTGACCCTGACCGGGTCGAAGGTTACCCGGGCGACCTCGGCATGACCGGTCTCACCGGAACAGACCTGCTCGTACGTGGGGTCTTTCCGGAATCCTCCCATATACCCGACTGCGGTACCGACCACGCCGTCAACCTTCCGAAAGGCCGCCTCCACGCCCCAGAAACAACCGGCCCCGAACGTGGCGGTTTTTATCATCTCCGCTTCTGCCATTGTGTACTCCCGTATCCTCTTGGAACTGCCGGACGAATAAGACTCTCCCGCCCGGACATTCCCGGCGGGTCATATTTTAATGGGGTAAGTCTCAATTTTATCTATGAAACAACTGACCCGGCCGGTAACCGGCCGTATGCTTGCAGGGGTATGCGCGGGAATCGGGGAGCACCTCGATGTCGACCCGACCGTGGTGCGACTGGTATGGGCAGCCCTGACCATCCTGTCCCTGGGCACTGGTGTCCTTGTCTATATTATTGCATGGATCCTCATTCCGGAAGTCCCACAGGATCCCACGGTAACTCTCCCCCCTGCCTGACCGCAGCCCGGACTAACAATTCATCATTAACCAGCACAAACATGTAAGCAGGCAACCCATGAAGATCCTCTTTGTTGTCTGTGGTGAAGGGCTCGGGCACGCGTCCCGCAGCCTCCACCTCGGGCACTACATGCAGCAGGAAGGCCACACCATCCATTTTGCCGGGTACGGCAAATCCTACGATTTCATGCAGCAGCACGGGTGTTCGAACCTTCACCAGATCCATCGCGAGGTCTGCCTGGAGGGGGTAGGGGGATTTTTCGACCTGAAAAAGACCCTCTGGTGCTCCCGCACCATCCCCCTCGACCTGCTCAAATCAGCAGCAGGGGTGAGCCGCCTTCTCAAGCGCCACAAATTCGACTGTATTGTCTGCGACACGATGTATGGCGGGATATTTTCAGGATGGATCCGCAGGGTCCCGGTAGTCTTCATCACCAACCAGACCCATTTCAATGGTCATAACGATAAGAGCAATGCAGTCTGGATGGTACTTAACCTCCTGATCCGGCGTTACCTGCGTCTCGCCAGCCACATCATCATCCCGGACTATCCCCCACCGGATACTGTGAGCGAATATAATATCCGGGTCTCCCGGAACGAGAAAAGACGTACCACTTTTACCGGTCCGTTCTATGACTTCGATCCCTCGCGGTATGACTACGGCCAGAAGACTATCTTCACCAGTTTCGGTGGTGAGCCCTACAAGCTCCCGATGTATAACCTGCTCAAAACAATTGCCGACCAGCACAAGGAAGAGTTCTTCGATGTTTTTTATACCGGCCCCGTCCTTCCTGAATCTTCGGACAATTACGCTTCCCACGGGTACGTTCCCAACCTTTACGAGCACCTTGCCCAGGCGAAGATCGCGATCGTCCACGGGGGCTTAACAACACTCCACGAAGCCCTGCTCTTTGAAAAACCCGTGCTGATCATCCTTGACCCGAACCATCCCGAACAGCAGAACAATGCCCGGAAGATCGTGGACATAGGAGCCGGTATTGCCATCGATGGCAGGACGGTCACACGGGAGATCCTTGAACAGAAGATTGCTGAGACGATGACGATAACCCCCAAGCCTTTCCGGTCTGCCCACGTCGAATTCAATGGACGAAAAACCGCCGCGGCGATTATTTCAGAGCTGTGCAACAAGCGGCAGGCTAACGTGCGGGGACGATAAAAACATTCTTAAAAAGGACCTGTATGGCGGAACAAAAAGAAATCAGTCCCATCAAAGTGATCGAAGAACTCCACATCTGTCCTTCGTGTGGATATGATCTCGGGTTTCATACTTCGTTTCTCAACGTGAATTCCAGTAAGGACAATCCCATCAAGTCAACCAAAGAAGTCTTCCGTGTCATTCTCATCTGCCCGGAGTGCAGGGCGCGGTATGATGTGGGGTGGAGGGTTTCATTCGTTGAACCTGAAAGCCGGTTTGTGAAAACCACGATCATCTCTCCGGTAAATCCATGAACGGGCAGATCTGCAATCACAATTTTCTCTTTATGCCGGACCGGTGTTCAATGGTATGATGCAGTGCGCCGAATGCAAAGGCAAGGGCCGGTGCGGTCTGCCACGGTGTCCGATCGTCAGCCGGTTCCATACGCAGGTACAGATCAGACCCGTGAGCAGTTACCAGGGAACCGCTCCCTCCGTTTTTATCGGAAGTTTCGGGTATCCGGACGTGAGTGGCGGCCCGCTCATGATCAATGATTCCGATAATCCCCCGGACTGGATACACAAGGATCTCGGGATAGAGGATATTGTTGCGATTCGTGCCCGCACTATCCGAGGGAACTCGCACCTGCCCTCGGTTGCTGATAACCTGCAGGAAATAGCGATCTCGGCAATTCCGCTGGATGTTGATGTGGCGTTCGAAAAACCGGTTGCATTCAGCCTCAGCTTTGACGGCACGGTTGCGCCGGTCGGCTTCTCCGGCCCGGTACGGTCCATGGATGTGATCGGGAGTGCAAGAGTTGAACGGGCAGTAGACCGGATCACCTCTGATACGGATCTGCCGGCAACTGAAGCTGCAGTCTCCCTCATGGAGTCGGATATCGACGTTTACCAGATCGCGAAACTGATGACAGCCGGGCTCCTGGGTAAGCGGCGCACGTTCGTTCCCACCCGCTGGGCGATCACCGCAGTCGATGACACCCTCTCGAAAAGTCTCAAAAAGGAGATTGCCCGCTTCCCCCCTATCGGGGAGATCTCGGTCTTCTCTGCGGAGATCTACGGGAACAGGATCGTCTGCCTGCTCGTCCCGGGCGATTACCGGTACGAGATGATCGAGATCTGGGGCAGGCGGACGCTCTGGGCGGGCGATGAGGAAGTGATCGTGCAGGACCGTGAAAATGCGACCAAGAGCGGGTACTCGCCAATCTCCGGCGCATATTATTCCGCCCGTCTTGCGGTCTGCGAGTATCTCGTTAAGATCCGACGGTCTGCCCGGATTGTGGTGATCCGAAGCATCTCAAGCGATTACTGGGCCCCGCTCGGTACCTGGGTGATCCGGGAGGCAACCCGGAAAGCGATGGCAGATCTGCCTGTTACCTGCCTGTCGCTTGACGAAGGTGTCCGGAGGGCCTGTGCAGCAACCGGATCGGACAGATGGGTGTCTCATAGCACCCTTATCCCTGAAATGAAAGCGCAGCGCACCCTGTTTCAATTCTGATATGCCTGTGCTGAATTTGCCTGCCGCTTATAGCGCTCGCGGATACTCCCGATGGTCTCGATCTCGGTGAGATCCTTATCGTCGCGGATCCGGATGAACCGGGGGAACCTGAGTGCAAACCCCCCCTCGTAATTCTGGCTTGCCTGCAGTTCGGCATACCCGACTTCAAAAACGAGCGATGGCTCAAATGTCACTTCTTTACCCGATTTCCGGATCACACCCTCCTTCAGCAGATCGTACACTTCGGCCAGCTGTTCGTCAGAGAACCCGGTTGCAACCCTGCTTAATGGGACGAGTTTTCCTGCATCCTGGCAGGCTACAAGGAACGATCCAAAAACATGCGCCCGTTTCCCCTCGCCCCATTCTGCCCCGATGACCGCGAGGTCAAGTGTGTCCACCTGAGGCTTGATCTTGATCCAGTTCTTTCCCCTCTGCCCTGGAGTGTAGGGGGACGAAGGCACCTTGATCATGATCCCTTCATGACCGGCAGCAAGCGCATCAGCGTACATTTTCTCTATTATCACTTGGTCGCTGCTCGTTACCTGGGGTGCCACGAACTGGCGGACCGTACTTTCCAGTCGTTTCCGTCGCTCGGAGAAAGGCAGGTCGATGAGGGTTTCACCGTCGAGATATAGGATGTCGAAGACATTGGGGACCATCTCGATTGCCCCGGTTGCCTCGGCCACATCATGCCGGCGGCGGAACCTGCGCAGCACGGACTGGAAAGGCATGGGTTTACCACCTTTAACGGCAATGACCTCGCCATCAAGGATCACGTCGTGATCGGTTGCCATCATCAGCTGCTCTATCACATCCGGCAGGGCTGCGGTCACGTCCTCGAGCCTGCGGGAGTAGAGCCGGGCCCAGTTGCCTTTCTTGTGGAACTGGAACCGGGAGCCGTCATATTTGTACTCGGCGGCAATTTCCCCGTGCTCCTGGATCATTTCGGGAATGGTACCCTGCTGGGCAAGCATCATCCGTAACGGGTGGAACGGCGTGATGCGGACTTCGCCGAGGGCATCCGGTCCGATCTTTGCAAGCCGCGCAACTTCGCCCATATCGTTGAGCGCCTGCATAGCATGCTCCACGAGGTCTGAGTCCACGCCAAATGCTTTTGCGATCGCCTCCCGCACACTGCCTTCCCCGACACCAATCCGGAGCTCTTCGAGCATGATCCGGGCAAGGTACCGGCCCTCAAGCGGGTGGGCGTTTGCGAGCAACCGTCGGACTTCGAGCAGTTTCTCCCGCTGGGATTTTTTCCCCTCCTGCCCGGCAATACTGACAAGGGCACGGTAGACATGCACCAGATCAAGTTCTTCGTGGAAGAATGTCA encodes the following:
- a CDS encoding KUP/HAK/KT family potassium transporter; its protein translation is MAATGTPFSKIVKSLGLVFGDIGTSPIYTVGAILLFLLPTAENIFGLLSLISWTLFIIITVQYIWLAMSLSDKGEGGTIVLKTILDTLLKPGVTASVVSVLTIIGVALFIGDGVITPAISILSAVEGLLLIPGFEEASSFTILIIAALIAVVLFLFQRRGTDRVAWVFGPVMLIWFGTLALTGVIAIISAPQVLYALSPVYAINFLLENSWGSLVVMSAVILCVTGGEALYADMGHLGREPIVKGWMLVFPALVLSYFGQGAYVLMSGNTHNVLFSMIHHISPFLYIPFLLLSICATVIASQAMISGMFSIVYQAMTTRICPKMKVEYTSPELRSQIYIDAVNWMLLVAVLIVMFEFGSSENLAAAYGLAVSGSMMISAIMMALIFLLQKDPVKMLCAGALIVIDFFFFIATLLKIPHGAYFSFILAAIPLILIIAYIRGQERLHEIIKPIQLEEFLQRYQKSYSTLPKIRGTALYFISDVENLSPYVGQIFFQNEIMYENNVLVCIRATEKPFGVKTELDQNLAAGLQLFTVTSGYMEVIDVVALLQERGIDEKTIFYGIETIVSDKFFWKIYSIIKKVSPPFVQFYTLPPEKMHGVVMRVVM
- the msrA gene encoding peptide-methionine (S)-S-oxide reductase MsrA, translating into MAEAEMIKTATFGAGCFWGVEAAFRKVDGVVGTAVGYMGGFRKDPTYEQVCSGETGHAEVARVTFDPVRVSYQQLLEVFWSIHDPTQLNRQGPDVGPNYRSIIFYHDSDQAKMARASKLDQEVSGRFGFGKIVTVIQPAAEFYLAEDYHQQYFEKHGGHCHI
- a CDS encoding PspC domain-containing protein, with amino-acid sequence MKQLTRPVTGRMLAGVCAGIGEHLDVDPTVVRLVWAALTILSLGTGVLVYIIAWILIPEVPQDPTVTLPPA
- a CDS encoding glycosyltransferase, whose product is MKILFVVCGEGLGHASRSLHLGHYMQQEGHTIHFAGYGKSYDFMQQHGCSNLHQIHREVCLEGVGGFFDLKKTLWCSRTIPLDLLKSAAGVSRLLKRHKFDCIVCDTMYGGIFSGWIRRVPVVFITNQTHFNGHNDKSNAVWMVLNLLIRRYLRLASHIIIPDYPPPDTVSEYNIRVSRNEKRRTTFTGPFYDFDPSRYDYGQKTIFTSFGGEPYKLPMYNLLKTIADQHKEEFFDVFYTGPVLPESSDNYASHGYVPNLYEHLAQAKIAIVHGGLTTLHEALLFEKPVLIILDPNHPEQQNNARKIVDIGAGIAIDGRTVTREILEQKIAETMTITPKPFRSAHVEFNGRKTAAAIISELCNKRQANVRGR
- a CDS encoding ATP-dependent DNA ligase encodes the protein MLFMDFSRCCERLEGTAGRLDMIGIISSVLPGLSDEELPVFVRFVMGRIFPDWSSQKLGIGPNLLYEAIGYVAGIKKEEVIERINVTGDVGRAVEELLLAKSQMTFFHEELDLVHVYRALVSIAGQEGKKSQREKLLEVRRLLANAHPLEGRYLARIMLEELRIGVGEGSVREAIAKAFGVDSDLVEHAMQALNDMGEVARLAKIGPDALGEVRITPFHPLRMMLAQQGTIPEMIQEHGEIAAEYKYDGSRFQFHKKGNWARLYSRRLEDVTAALPDVIEQLMMATDHDVILDGEVIAVKGGKPMPFQSVLRRFRRRHDVAEATGAIEMVPNVFDILYLDGETLIDLPFSERRKRLESTVRQFVAPQVTSSDQVIIEKMYADALAAGHEGIMIKVPSSPYTPGQRGKNWIKIKPQVDTLDLAVIGAEWGEGKRAHVFGSFLVACQDAGKLVPLSRVATGFSDEQLAEVYDLLKEGVIRKSGKEVTFEPSLVFEVGYAELQASQNYEGGFALRFPRFIRIRDDKDLTEIETIGSIRERYKRQANSAQAYQN